The Nitrospira sp. genome segment ATCTGTTCAATGCCGATGCAGACGTTCGAAAACCTTTTTAATGAGTTTTACAGCCCAACGTTGTTTCGAGCGCTGAAGGGACAGGATGCTGAGGGCATCGCACGGGCTTGGAGCGCCTATGCGGCGGCCTACATTCCAGCCGTCATTCTGTTCGGCGCGTTTTTGGTCGGAAACGCAACCTTCATGGTGAAACTCCTCTTAGGCGAACAGTTTCAAGTGATCGCGTCGATCCTCATCTGGCCCGCGCTGACGGAGACATTTCGGGCCATGTCTTCGACGTTACACCAGCTCGGTTTGGCGAAGGTCGATATGACAGTCACTATCTATCCCCTTATGATGGGGGCGCTTCTGGCTCCGATGCTCGTGTACGTTCTGGCGTCCTATGAGCCCCTTCTAGGGACGGCGCTGGCGCTTCTGATGGCAGGAGTCGTCGTATTTATGATGGCCATCCCGATTAGTTGTCGAGCGCTACCGATTGCCTGGCCTGTTCGAAGGATTCTCTACGCGGTGGCCCTCGGGCTCCCGTTATGCTTCCTGGGATGGATCATGACTGCAGGGTTTGGAGACCTGTCAGCCGGTAAGGCCGCCGTCGCTCTTCTGATTTCTGGATTGACGATGACGATGTTTCAGTATCTGATGGCAAAGGAATGGCTTCATCAGGTCGTGTGGAAAAACGCATGAAGACGCCAGGGCTTGTCACGATCATGGTGCCGGTTCTCAACGGGGAACTGTTTCTTCCGTTGGCGCTGGAGTCCCTGCTGGTGCAGGACTACGCACAGTTTGAGATTGTGATTCTTGATAATCAGTCCACGGACCGGACGCCTGAGATTTGTCGCGAGTATGCACGCCGCGATACGCGGGTGAAGTATGTGCCCGATACCATCAATCGTATTTCGCACGATGCCGCAAACCACCTGGCTACCTTCATTACCGGTGAGTTCTGCATGATTGCTTGCGATGATGATCTGTGGGAACCGAATTTTCTGGGGACTCTAGTCAGGTATCTTCAGCGTCATCCCGGGGTCGGGTTGGTCTTTTCTAACGCGTGCTATGTGGATGTTTACGGTCATCGAGGGGGTCAGCGGTTGTTGGCCGGTCGCCATCTATATAAGAAGGAGGATTCCGCCTTCAGAAATGTATGGCGTTACCTCGGACAACGTCGGGTGGTCCCGACAATTTTCGGGGTCTATCGGAGTGAGGCGTATTTGGCGGCACTACCGTTCGATACATTCGACGAAACCATTGCCGACGTGGATAATCTTTTTCTCATCAAGTTGTTGACCCTGACGAAGGTGCAAGGAATTGATGAGGTTCTTTTTTATTATCGGAATAAGTTCCGTGGGTTTGACCCGTCCAACGGGAAAAGTTGGTCTTCTTCCTGGTCATTCTACGCGGGACACCAGTGGAGGTTTCTCCGAAAAATCCTCACCGTGGTCGATCATTCACCGCTTCCCAATGCCGAACAGCTCTTACTTCGTATTCGTTCGTGCTATACATTCGTTGCCGTCGTGTCATTCTTGCGAATCAGGTCTACCATAGGAACGGTCTTGGTTCGACTGAAGGTTCGGGAAGGACCTTCGATCGTGAAAGATGTTCACACTGAAATTCGTTCATCGGCCTTGCAAGCAGCTCATGGTGACGCTAAAGGAGCCAGTGATACCAATGTCACCTTCAAAATTTAAAATTAGCAAACCTAAATATTGTAAAATTCGTCAAAGTATAGGATAACACGAACGATGATTCCCCGACTCTACGAGTCACGGACCGATACCGATGGCAACTCGCCGACTTGATGTGCTCTTCGTCAATGCTGATTCGTCTTTGCAAGCCTATCAAGGGTTAGCGAAGACCTATTCGGCGATTGAACCACCGACATGGGCGTTGTTGTTGGCACAGTCGTGTCGGGCCAAGAATTTTGGCGTGGCGATTTTAGACTGCGATGCAGAGAAGTTGCCATTGCCCGAAGCCGTGAATCGGATTCATGATGCGAATCCTCGCCTGGTGGTATTTGTCGTCTACGGGCAAAATCCCAATTCAGGGACGACCGGAATGATCGGTGCCAGCGCCCTCGCGAAGGAGATCAAACAACAGCATCCACATCTCCCGATCTGTTTCGTGGGATCTCACACCAGCGCGTTGCCCATGGAAGTTCTGCAACTCCCGTTCGTCGACATCGTACTCCTGAACGAGGGAGTGTATGCGCTGCATAATCTTTTGCAGACAGATCTCCATTCCGGGCTGCAGGCCGTGAAGGGGATCGGGTACAAGGTCGTCGACTCCAACGGAAAGAGTCGTCCGATCATGAATGAGCCGCAATCGGTGGTTCCGCAAGATCGGATGGATGTCGACATGCCCGGCTACGCATGGGATCTCCTGCCGTACCGATCCCAACCGCTTGATCTGTATCGGGCGCATTTCTGGCACGCCGAGTTCGATCATCAAAAACGTACTCCCTTTGCGGCCATCTATACATCGCTCGGATGCACGTTTGCCTGTGATTTTTGCATGATTAACATTGTAAACCGAGTGGACAACGGGAGCGGGGTTGATGCGTCCCATTCGCGCGGGATGCGGTTTTGGAGCGCGAAGTTAATCACAGCTGAACTTGAGAAGCTCGCCAAGCTAGGGGTCCAGACAATTCGGATCAGCGATGAGATGTTTTTTTTGAATCGTAAGTATTACGAGCCGCTGCTGCAAGGTATCATTGAACGAGATCTGCGATTGCGGATGTGGGCCTATGCGCGAGTCGATACCGTACGACATGAGTATGTCAATTTGTTCAGGCAGGCCGGTATTAATTGGTTGGCGCTTGGGATAGAAGCCGGTAACCAGACCGTGAGGCAGGAGGTTTCGAAGGGCTCTTTCCAGGAGGTCAACATCCGAGCCGTCTGCGATAAGGTGCGGGCCGAGGGAATGAACATCATCAGTAACTACATTTTCGGGTTTCCTGACGATACGTTGGAGACGATGGGGGAAACCTTGAATTTGGCGCTAGAGCTGAATACTGAGATGGCGAATATGTATCCTTGTCAGGCCTTGCCGGGAAGTCCGATGTATTATCTGGCCAAGCAGCAAGGCTGGAAATTGCCGAATAGCTACAGTGGATATGCATTCTTGTCCTACGACAGCCAGCCTCTCCCCACCAAGCACATCACGGCAGCGGACGTGTTGCGGTTCCGTGATGAAGCGTGGCAGCACTACTTTTCGAACGCGGCGTATCTCAAGCTGGTCGAGACGAAGTTCGGTGAAAAGGAACGAGCAAACGTTGAAGCCATGGCCAAGGTGCCGTTGCGCCGGAAACTACTCGGTGATTGATATGACCACCGTGCTCATAGTGAAACGTGCGAGGCGCGAGAGATGATCATCACGAGAACGCCGTTCCGCATTTCCTTCTTCGGCGGCGGGACCGACTATCCGGCTTGGTATCAGGAGCACGGTGGAGTGGTCTTGGCCACCTCGATCGACAAATACTGTCACATCAGTTGCCGGTACCTGCCGCCTTTTTTCGAACACAAGCACCGCATCGTCTACTCCATTATCGAGAATGTGCGGCGGGTTGATGAGATCAAGCATCCTGCCGTTCGAGCCATTCTGTCCTGGGCCGAGTGCGACGATCTGGGGTTGGAGGTTCATCACGACGGCGATCTGCCGGCACGATCCGGTCTCGGATCCAGCTCATCATTTACGGTGGGACTGATCCATGCCTTAGCAGCCTTGCGGGGGAAATATATTTCGAAAGACGAGCTTGCCGCCCAAGCGATCAATATGGAGCAGCACATCATCAAGGAGAATGTCGGATCGCAGGATCAGATTTCGGCCGCCTTCGGAGGGTTCAATCGAATCGACTTTAAGCGAAACGACACGTTTCAGGTGTCGCCCATTATTTTGACGAAGGACCGGTTGCATGAGTTTCAATCGCATCTCATGCTGTGTTTTACCGGTTTTTCTCGAATTGCGTCCGAAGTCGCCAAATCCAAGATCGACAATTTCAAGAGACGAGAAGCCGAGCTCCACCGCATGAAAGAGATGGTTGACGAAGCGATCAAGATCCTCCAAAGCTCAAGGACTTCGATCGACGAAGTCGGCAAGTTGCTTCACGAAAGCTGGGTCTGTAAACGCAGTCTTTCGGACAGAGTCTCGACGCCGGAAATTGATCAGCTGTATGAAGAAGCGGTACACGTCGGCGCTTTGGGCGGGAAGATACTCGGCGCGGGAGGCGGAGGTTTTCTATTATTGTTCGTGAAGCCGGAGTTGCAACCAAAAGTTCAAGAGCGGCTGAAGCATTTGGTGCATGTGCCGTTCCGATTCGAGAGTTCAGGGAGTCGCGTGGTCTTGTATCAACCGAATGGGCTTTCTTGACATGGCGATGAAACGGGATGCCGTCATTTATGTCGCGGGACATGCCGGTCTTATCGGCTCGGCGGTTGTTCGGCGATTGGAGCGGGAGGGGTATCGACCCCCCATGACGAGACGGCGGAATGAATTGGAACTTCAAGATGCCGCGGCGGTCAATGATTTTTTTGGGAAGGTTCGTCCGGAGTACGTGATTCTCGCCGCAGGGCGAGTGGGCGGAATTATGGAAAATCAGTCATTCCCTGCTGATTTCATGGACGAGAATGTCGCTATTCAACTGAATGTGCTGAAGGCAGCGCGTAAAACCGGAGTACGAAGGCTGATTCTGTTCGGCTCCTCCTGCATGTATCCAAGGGAATGTTCTCAACCGATGGCCGAAGCCGCTCTTTTATCCGGCAAGCCCGAACCGACCAGCTTGCCCTATGCCGTTTCCAAGCTCCTCGGTACGTACATGTGTCTGGCGTATAACAAACAAGATCGGGATGCCCGATTTATTCCGGTGATTCCTAATAGTGCCTATGGGCCTCACGACAATTTTGACCCGAAATCGGCCCATGTTCTCTCAGCGCTTCTCGCGCGCTTTCATGAAGCAAAAATGACCGGAGCCCAATCGGTCGGTTTGTGGGGCAGCGGCTCGCCGAGACGGGAGTTCGTTCACGCCGACGATATCGCGGATGCCTGTGTCCATCTCTTGGTCGAGGAAGATCTCACGGTCGAATTCCCAATCAACATTGGAATTGGGGAGGATGTCTCAATCAAAGAATTGGCAGAGTTGATAGCCGGCGTGGTCGGCTATCGAGGGGAGCTCAATTGGGATTCAACCAAGCCCGACGGTGCTCCTCGAAAACTCCTTGATAGTGCACGGATCAGGTCCTTAGGGTGGAAGCCTCGCATCGGGCTTCGCGAGGGACTCACGGAGACGTATCGATGGTATGTGAGTCATCTCAAGACCGCACCCATCCCGATACCTGTGGGCTCGCGGTAGTCGGACTGGACCCGGGGTGTTTTCCGCTTCATGCGCCTGGCATACGAAGGGTGAAATGATGACAAAAGAAGAGTTGATTGAATTTGAGGAAGAAATCGCCGCGTTGTTCAACGCGGGGAAAATTCGCGCCCCCATTCATCTGTATTATGGGAATGAGGAGGCGATCATTCAAATCTTCCGCACCATCCGACCTCAGGACTGGGTGTTCTGCTCATGGCGGTCTCATTATCAGTGTTTGCTGAAGGGCGTACCAAAGGATCGCGTTCGAGATGAGATCCTGGCCGGACGGTCGATCTCTCTGTGCTTCCCTGAGCAGCGTGTCTTCTCTTCTGCGATTGTCGGCGGGGTCTTACCGATTGCCGTCGGGGCAGCCATGTCGATCCAGCAGCGTGAAGAGGATGCGAAGGTCTACTGTTTCATGGGGGATATGACGGCTGAGACGGGTATTGCGCATGAATCGATCAAGTACAGCCGAAACCACCGCTTACCGATCCGCTTTATCGTCGAGGACAACGCAAAATCGGTCTGTACCGATACCAGAGAAACGTGGAATCAACCTCGTCTGAGCTATGAAGAAGTCAATGATGAGTACATCAGCTACTACCGCTACGAAACGAAGTATCCGCATGCCGGTGCCGGCATGCGGGTCCAGTTTTAGGGTGAAACATGAAATATTTTGATGAGCTGAAGCGATCCATGAACTTCTTGGCCCAAGATCCGCGGACGGTTTTTCTCGGCCAGGCGGTGGCCGTTCCAGGAACGGCGATGAGCAACACGCTCAAGGAGGTGCCTTCCCATCGATTGATCGAGCTGCCGGTGGCCGAGGAAATGCAAATGGGGATGACGACCGGCCTGGCGCTCACCGGACTCATACCCGTCAGTGTGTTCCCGAGATGGAATTTTCTGATCTTGGCGATCAATCAGTTAGTCAATCACTTGGACAAGATTCATCTGATGTCCAACGGCGGGTACAAGACGAAGGCCATTATCAGGACGGGAATCGGATCGCAGCGTCCGCTCCATCCGCAGCATCAGCATGTGGGAGACTTTACGGAGGCGATCCGCATGATGTGCAGCACGGTAGAAATCATTCGTTTGGAAGAACCCAAAGATGTCTTCCCGGCCTATGAGTGGGCGCTGCTGCGTGAGGACGGACACAGCACCATCATTGTTGAGTATGGAGACTATTACAACGAGAAATAGCAGGGGAGTAAACAAGTCCGCCGGCGTCGTTCTTGCCTCGCTCAAGGTCTCAACGTACCAACCGCGTACGCCTCTTTCGCTTGCTGCGGCCTCACCGGACGGTCTTTTTGACCACCCTGAACGCATTTCTGATCAGTATTTGAAATCTCAGCAGGACGGCTTTCTCGAGCGGTCAAAATCGGACCGATAGCTCCCATGGAACGTGAATAGGTCGTTATGAACTATCCTCTTATGCGCAACAATATTCTCCGGGAAGATTTGGATGCGGTGATTGAGCATCTCAAACAGGACGATCCGATCTTGACGCACGGTCAGAATGTGCGGGATTTTGAGGCCGAATGGTCTGCCTGGTTAGGTGTGAAGCATAGTGTCTTCGTCAATTCCGGAGCATCCGCAAATCTCTTGACGATGGCGATTCTGAAAATCCGCTACCCCGAGGGTGGCGAAGTAATCGTTCCACCGTTGGCCTGGGTCTCCGACATCGCGTCGGTGCTGCAGAATGGATTCACTCCCGTCTTCGTCGACATCGATCCCAGGACGTTGGGGATGAAGCCAGATAGCATTTGTGCCGCCATTACGGAGAGGACCCGTGCGGTATTTTTAACCCATGTGCAGGGGTTTGATGCATTGGAAGATAGGTTGCTGACTGAGTTGCGGCAGCGAAGCGTTCCGCTGATCGAAGACGTCTGTGAGTCTCATGGGGCTACGCATCAAGGACGGAAATTGGGAAGTTTCGGCTGGATATCGAATTTCTCCTTCTACTACGCGCACCATATGAGCACAATCGAGGGAGGGATGATTTGCACGAACGACCCTGAGGTGTATCAGCAAGTACGCATGTTGCGTTCGCATGGGATGGTTCGAGAGGCCAACGATCCGACGGTGCTTGCGGCCTACCGCTCGGCAAATCCGGAATTGAATCCGGATTTTATCTTTGCGTTTCCCGCCTATAACACGCGCAACACGGAAATCGGCGGCATCCTAGGCCGAAGCCAACTCAAACGTCTGGATCGCAACGTGAGGCGACGGACGGACAACCTACTACGGTTTATGAAACAGCTTGATTCACGCAAGTACCGTACTGATTTCAAGATGGAAGGGTCCAGTAATTATGCGTTCAATCTTATCTTGAAGCGTCCGGACAACGTCTTGGTGGAGCGCGTAATGAAGGTGATGCGTGAGGCAGGGATCGAGTTCCGACGAGGAAGTGCGGGGGGTGGTAATCAGATTCGCCAGCCGTATCTGAAAGGCGTCGTTCCCCAGGACCACCATCTGCGTTTCCCCGAAACCGAACATATCCACTTTTACGGTTTCTACATCGGCAACTATCCGGATCTGCGTGATGAAGAGATCGATGAGCTGTGCAAGGTTTTGAATTCCGCATGAGAGTGCCATGCCTTCGGCTGTGATTCTGGCCGGCGGGTTGGGGACCAGGCTGAGGAGCGTCGTGTCCGACCTTCCGAAGCCCATGGCTCCCATCGGTGGGCGTCCCTTTCTTGAATATCAGCTCGATTATTGGATCAGCCAGGGTATCGGCCGGTTTGTGTTGTCCGTGGGGTACCGGTATGAAGCGATCACCGGTCATTTCGGGTCGCAATATAAAGGTATTCCGCTCGAATATGCTGTTGAGGAGCGACCGTTAGGAACCGGTGGCGGGCTGTTACTCGCCGTAGAGAAACTCGACCAGGGTCAGCCGTTCTTGCTCTTGAATGGAGATACGTATTTCGAGGCCGACTGGACTGTATTGGACGCCTTTGCCGTGGAGCACGATGCAGACTGGTGTTTTTCATTGTTCAGGACGAGTGAGAAGGGGCGGTACATGGGCATCGAGATGTCCGCTCAAGGACGGATCACATCGTTGAAGTCCGGTGTTGAGCAAGGGCCTCGCCTTGCCAATGGGGGAGTCTATTGGGTGCATCCCCGTGCGTTGTCCGGGGCTTGGAGACTGGGTGAAAAAATATCGTTGGAGGACGACCTGTTTCCTCACGCGCTCGCGGCCGGACGTCGGTTATTTGGAAGAGAGTTTCGCGGGACCTTTATCGATATTGGAGTCCCTGATGACTATCATCGGGCACCAAGCTTGTTGGTAGGTTAGTGTTGGCATGACCGCTCAATCAACGGAGAGGACACGACGATGAGCTATAACATTCTTGTGACCGGTGGCGCCGGTTATCTTGGTTCCACCCTGGTTCCGGATCTTCTTCAGCAAGGCCACAACGTCACGGTGCTGGATAACTTTATGTACAAGCAGGCCAGTCTGAATCATGTGTGCCATCATCCCAAGTTTTCAGTCGTGAAAGGCGATATCCGTATCGAAAGCGTGATGGCTTCGTTGATCAAAAAGGCCGATGTCGTGATTCCATTGGCGGCGCTGGTGGGGGCGCCGATGTGCAGCCAGGATCCGGTGGGCGCAACCACCGTCAACCATGATGCTATTCTGTTGATGTTGAAGCTGTTGTCGAAGCACCAGATGGTCCTTATGCCTACCACCAACAGCGCCTACGGTACCGGGGATAAAGACAATTTTTGTACGGAAGAATCCCCGTTGAATCCCATTTCCCTCTATGCCAAGGAAAAGGTCGGCATTGAAAAGGAGCTGATGCAACGGGAAAGTGCCATTAGTTTTCGTCTGGCAACGGTATTTGGGATGTCGCCGCGCATGCGGATCGATTTATTGGTGAACGATTTTACCTATCGGGCCGTGTACGATCGCTTCGTGGTGTTGTTCGAGAGTTCCTTCAAGCGAAATTATGTCCATGTGCGTGACATCTCGCGCGTCTTCCAACACGGCATCGAACAGTTCGATAAGATGAAAGGTCAGATTTACAACGTCGGTCTGTCTGATGCCAATGTGTCGAAAAGAGAGTTGTGCGAACATATTCAGAAACAGGTTCCGGACTTCGTATTCGTCGATGCTCCGGTCGGTAAGGATCCGGATCAACGTAACTATATTGTCTCCAATGCTAAAATCGAAGCGACCGGGTTCAAGCCGTTGTATTCACTTGACGCAGGGATCAGCGACTTGATCAAGGGATACACGATGATTAAGAACACGTGTTATGGGAATGTGTAGTTTCGTCAAATAACGTCAGGCGTGAGAAGCAGAAAGTGATTTTCATGGTGCAATGTGTATGAGGTGTGCCGTTCTTCTTTGTGGATTGAGACACGATTGATGTGGGAATGAGAATGACCGAATCCTCATTTCGGCATGGGCTAGTGCTCGGAGCAAGAGGAGGACTATTGCATGCAATAATGGAGTTCGGGAAAACCATCATGGCATCCCGAAGGGTTATGCTCAGTCTGGCTGTTCGTGGGTTTCAAAGCCGCTACATCGGCACTGGTGGCGGAATCATTTGGAGCATCGTTCATCCGCTCGCCACGGTGTTTGTTTTCTGGGTTGTTTTTTCACTTGGCTTCAAATCGGAAGGCCCCAAGGGCGTCCCGTTCGTTCTCTATTTCATGACCGCATTTCTCCCGTGGCATTTCGTCAACGAAGTGTTGAACGCTTCAGCGAGTACCGTTCTCGCCAACCGTCATTTGGCGACGAAGATGGTGTTTCCGACTGAAACCTTACCGATAGTTGAAATTATGACCGCCACCGTGGGGCATCTTGTTTTATTGGCTTTCACGATGCTGTTACTGTTCATGCACGGCATCATTCCTGGGTTGGGCGGGTTACAGATTATCTATGCGTATATGTGCGCCGTCGTTCTTTCCTTGGGATTGGGCTGGGTAGTCGCGGCGACGAATGTCTTTCATCGCGACATCAATCAATCTCTGCCTACCGTTCTCAACTTTTGGTTCTGGATGACTCCAATCGTATGGAGCATTGACATGGTTCCGGTGAAATGGCAACCATTCTTGATGCTTAATCCCATGTTTCATATTGTTGAGAGTTATCGGAGCGCACTTCTCTATTCCCATCCTGTCTGGTTAGATATGTCTCAACTGTTAGTGTTCTGGACTATCGCCTTGCTCATAGGTATCAGCGGGGCATACGTTTTTCTGCGACTCAAGCCGGAGTTTGCCGACGTTCTATGATCGAACAGCGCAACCGCCCGGCCATTACTGTCAGAAACGTCTCTAAAAAACATCGGCTGTTTGAAAACGCACGCGATCGGTTAAAGGAGGCATTGCACCCGTTCTCAAAGCGGTATCACCGGGAATTCTGGGCACTTCAAGGTATAAGCTTTGAGGTACCTCATGGGCAGACAGTCGGTATTTTAGGACGAAATGGATCTGGAAAATCGACACTCCTACAAATACTGGCAAGCGTGATGCAGCCAACGAGCGGTGACGTGATGGTCAGCGGGCGAGTCTCGGCCCTTCTTGAGCTTGGCGCAGGGTTTAATCCGGAATTCACAGGGCGGGAAAACTCCGTTTTTCAGGCTGAGGTGGTAGGGCTTGGCCGCGAGGAGATCGATAGAAAACTGTCGGAGATAGAGAACTTCGCGGATATTGGATCATTCTTTGATCAACCCACAAAGGTCTATTCCTCCGGGATGTTTGTTCGAGTGGCGTTTGCTGCGGCAATCAATGTTGATCCTGATATTTTAATCATTGATGAAGCACTTGCCGTCGGTGACGCCAAGTTTCAGAACAAATGTTTTCAAAAGCTTCGTGAGTTCAGAGAGCAAGGGAAAACTATTTTGCTGGTGACACACGCGATGGAAACCGTGACCCGGCTGTGTGATCAAGCGATTTTACTGGAGCATGGGCGGATCGTGAAGATGGGATCGCCTAACGATGTCACCAACACCTACTTCGACCTTTTATTCGGAAATGGTGGACAGCCAAAGTTACTTAAAGCTACCGGCAATTACAACATGGTGAGTTATTTGGGAACTTACTATGCCGTGCCGCAGGCGCTTGGTGAAATAGATTTTCATGCTGTCGACTTGGCCAACTTGGGCGGTGTGATAGTCGGGAAAACCATTGAGGAAGTCGAAGCCCACATCAGAAAAGACACAACCGCAGTTCCCGCTGTCACTGGTATGATGCACGATCAGAAAAGCGGTTTAGAAGTGTTTTTTGGTGAGGTGCTCACCTTTGACAATTGTTCAAATAGAAGAAGTTATAACAAAAACGAGAGTCGGACGGGCGATGGACGTGCCGAGATTGTAGATTACATGTGCGTTCGAGATGACGATGCCGACGTGCTTGAAGTAAAGACTTGGGATACGTTGAAAATATATATGAAGATTCTGTTTCATCAGCCTATTCAATTGCCGGTTTATGGCATGTCTATAAAATCGGTAGACGGAGTCAAAGTTTATGGAACGAATACGTGGTTAGACAAAGTTAGTGTGCCCCCGGCCTCGAAGAGTGAGATCGTCATTTTTTGCTATGAGATCAAAGTGAGCCTTGCCGGGGGTGATGTTTTTGTATCATTGGCCGTCTCGGAAAGAATGAATAACCAATACGTGTTGGCGGATCACAGAACCGATCTTTTGCATATCAGAGTTCAGACGGCCAAAGAGGGGATGAACGGCCTGGTTGAGATGGAAACCAAGAGCGAAATATTTTCGCAGACTGCGCTGACGAAACGGTGGACTCCTGCATGATCATTCTAGGATTGCATTTTGGTCATGACGCGGGCGTGGCCGTACTCAGAGACGGCCAAGTGGTGTCCTGCGTGATTCGCGAAAGACAGACGCGAGTCAAGCATGCCATGACATTGGATCTCGGCACGATCAGGAAGGCGCTTCATGATGCAGATGTGGCGATCCATGATGTCAATTTCTGTGCCGTTACGTCCACCCAAGGTGTCGAGCTCATTGTTGATAAACCAAAAGAAATTGCGATTTATCTAGGAAGTAATGGACATCCCAGCACTGTCCCTTGCACCATGAATAGGGATCAAGTTCCTGCGATGAGCAGGCGGGTGCTGCCTAATCTTTTTGCCGAACAGCATTTAAATAGCTCAGCAAGGTATACGAATGGCCTGTATTCGAAATATTTCCCCGAATACAGGAGTTTTGAAGGAAAAAGCAATGAGTTGTCCGGTTGGATTGATGAGTATACGTATGATGTTCTGTGGCGGCCTTCAAAGACATTGAAGGGTTTGTCAGCGACGCGATTGTCGGCTGATGTAAAAAACGAATCGTTGAGATTTGGATTTCATTACCCTGTGTCTCTTTCATTCGAAGATTGTCTTGTGCCCGCGTTTTTCATAAACCATCATATGTGCCATGCGTCTTCAAGTTATTATCAGTCGGGGTTTCGTGTCGCAGCTATCTTTTCTCAAGACGGTGGGAGCGGTTTGGGGTATGACAGCGGAATGTTTTATTATGGCGAAGAAAACCGACTGTATCCAATCGCGCCACACCATTCCATTTTAGGTGTTTTGTACGATCTGGTTGCAT includes the following:
- a CDS encoding glycosyltransferase family 2 protein, which encodes MKTPGLVTIMVPVLNGELFLPLALESLLVQDYAQFEIVILDNQSTDRTPEICREYARRDTRVKYVPDTINRISHDAANHLATFITGEFCMIACDDDLWEPNFLGTLVRYLQRHPGVGLVFSNACYVDVYGHRGGQRLLAGRHLYKKEDSAFRNVWRYLGQRRVVPTIFGVYRSEAYLAALPFDTFDETIADVDNLFLIKLLTLTKVQGIDEVLFYYRNKFRGFDPSNGKSWSSSWSFYAGHQWRFLRKILTVVDHSPLPNAEQLLLRIRSCYTFVAVVSFLRIRSTIGTVLVRLKVREGPSIVKDVHTEIRSSALQAAHGDAKGASDTNVTFKI
- a CDS encoding cobalamin-dependent protein (Presence of a B(12) (cobalamin)-binding domain implies dependence on cobalamin itself, in one of its several forms, or in some unusual lineages, dependence on a cobalamin-like analog.): MATRRLDVLFVNADSSLQAYQGLAKTYSAIEPPTWALLLAQSCRAKNFGVAILDCDAEKLPLPEAVNRIHDANPRLVVFVVYGQNPNSGTTGMIGASALAKEIKQQHPHLPICFVGSHTSALPMEVLQLPFVDIVLLNEGVYALHNLLQTDLHSGLQAVKGIGYKVVDSNGKSRPIMNEPQSVVPQDRMDVDMPGYAWDLLPYRSQPLDLYRAHFWHAEFDHQKRTPFAAIYTSLGCTFACDFCMINIVNRVDNGSGVDASHSRGMRFWSAKLITAELEKLAKLGVQTIRISDEMFFLNRKYYEPLLQGIIERDLRLRMWAYARVDTVRHEYVNLFRQAGINWLALGIEAGNQTVRQEVSKGSFQEVNIRAVCDKVRAEGMNIISNYIFGFPDDTLETMGETLNLALELNTEMANMYPCQALPGSPMYYLAKQQGWKLPNSYSGYAFLSYDSQPLPTKHITAADVLRFRDEAWQHYFSNAAYLKLVETKFGEKERANVEAMAKVPLRRKLLGD
- a CDS encoding kinase → MIITRTPFRISFFGGGTDYPAWYQEHGGVVLATSIDKYCHISCRYLPPFFEHKHRIVYSIIENVRRVDEIKHPAVRAILSWAECDDLGLEVHHDGDLPARSGLGSSSSFTVGLIHALAALRGKYISKDELAAQAINMEQHIIKENVGSQDQISAAFGGFNRIDFKRNDTFQVSPIILTKDRLHEFQSHLMLCFTGFSRIASEVAKSKIDNFKRREAELHRMKEMVDEAIKILQSSRTSIDEVGKLLHESWVCKRSLSDRVSTPEIDQLYEEAVHVGALGGKILGAGGGGFLLLFVKPELQPKVQERLKHLVHVPFRFESSGSRVVLYQPNGLS
- a CDS encoding GDP-L-fucose synthase, whose translation is MAMKRDAVIYVAGHAGLIGSAVVRRLEREGYRPPMTRRRNELELQDAAAVNDFFGKVRPEYVILAAGRVGGIMENQSFPADFMDENVAIQLNVLKAARKTGVRRLILFGSSCMYPRECSQPMAEAALLSGKPEPTSLPYAVSKLLGTYMCLAYNKQDRDARFIPVIPNSAYGPHDNFDPKSAHVLSALLARFHEAKMTGAQSVGLWGSGSPRREFVHADDIADACVHLLVEEDLTVEFPINIGIGEDVSIKELAELIAGVVGYRGELNWDSTKPDGAPRKLLDSARIRSLGWKPRIGLREGLTETYRWYVSHLKTAPIPIPVGSR
- a CDS encoding DegT/DnrJ/EryC1/StrS aminotransferase family protein, with translation MNYPLMRNNILREDLDAVIEHLKQDDPILTHGQNVRDFEAEWSAWLGVKHSVFVNSGASANLLTMAILKIRYPEGGEVIVPPLAWVSDIASVLQNGFTPVFVDIDPRTLGMKPDSICAAITERTRAVFLTHVQGFDALEDRLLTELRQRSVPLIEDVCESHGATHQGRKLGSFGWISNFSFYYAHHMSTIEGGMICTNDPEVYQQVRMLRSHGMVREANDPTVLAAYRSANPELNPDFIFAFPAYNTRNTEIGGILGRSQLKRLDRNVRRRTDNLLRFMKQLDSRKYRTDFKMEGSSNYAFNLILKRPDNVLVERVMKVMREAGIEFRRGSAGGGNQIRQPYLKGVVPQDHHLRFPETEHIHFYGFYIGNYPDLRDEEIDELCKVLNSA
- a CDS encoding NTP transferase domain-containing protein, with product MPSAVILAGGLGTRLRSVVSDLPKPMAPIGGRPFLEYQLDYWISQGIGRFVLSVGYRYEAITGHFGSQYKGIPLEYAVEERPLGTGGGLLLAVEKLDQGQPFLLLNGDTYFEADWTVLDAFAVEHDADWCFSLFRTSEKGRYMGIEMSAQGRITSLKSGVEQGPRLANGGVYWVHPRALSGAWRLGEKISLEDDLFPHALAAGRRLFGREFRGTFIDIGVPDDYHRAPSLLVG
- a CDS encoding NAD(P)-dependent oxidoreductase, producing the protein MSYNILVTGGAGYLGSTLVPDLLQQGHNVTVLDNFMYKQASLNHVCHHPKFSVVKGDIRIESVMASLIKKADVVIPLAALVGAPMCSQDPVGATTVNHDAILLMLKLLSKHQMVLMPTTNSAYGTGDKDNFCTEESPLNPISLYAKEKVGIEKELMQRESAISFRLATVFGMSPRMRIDLLVNDFTYRAVYDRFVVLFESSFKRNYVHVRDISRVFQHGIEQFDKMKGQIYNVGLSDANVSKRELCEHIQKQVPDFVFVDAPVGKDPDQRNYIVSNAKIEATGFKPLYSLDAGISDLIKGYTMIKNTCYGNV